AGCCTGTCCAATAGAACCGGGATGACGCTGCCTGTTGTGCTGTCCGTGAGTTGCTTCACCGACACCGCTAAAATTGTGTCTCTTTACTACACCGGTAAAACCTTTACCCTTGGTAATTCCGACAACATCAACGCTGTCGCCAACGGTGAACACATCATCAACTTTCAGCTCATCACCTTCGGACATTCCTTCAGGATTGAAATCACGGAATTCTTTGATGTGTTTCTTGGGATTGGTTCCTGCTTTATCAAAATGACCTTGCAACGGCTTGGAAGTACTTTTTTCCTTGCGGTCAAAAGACGCAACCTGAATTGCCTGGTAACCATCCGTTTCTTCAGTTTTAACCTGGGTTATGACGCAGGGTTGCACCTCGATGACGGTCACTGCAAAGTTCCGACCGTTCTCATCGAACATGTTTGTCATCCCAATTTTTTTACCAATTAAACCACTACTCATAGTGCTATAAATTAATTGCTTATTCTAAAATGCTTCGCTGTTAAAGTTGCATAGGTTCAGGCAAC
The Halalkalibaculum roseum DNA segment above includes these coding regions:
- the rplC gene encoding 50S ribosomal protein L3, which produces MSSGLIGKKIGMTNMFDENGRNFAVTVIEVQPCVITQVKTEETDGYQAIQVASFDRKEKSTSKPLQGHFDKAGTNPKKHIKEFRDFNPEGMSEGDELKVDDVFTVGDSVDVVGITKGKGFTGVVKRHNFSGVGEATHGQHNRQRHPGSIGQASDPSRVFKGMKMAGRSGNQRTKTKNLTVAKIFTESNMIMITGSVPGANGSIVEIYNR